The stretch of DNA CGGGTGGCCCCCGCCCTGGCCGCGCGCGTGCTGACCGCCGCCGCCGCGGTGACGGCCGCCGCCACCGTGTGGTCCCTCGTGCTGCTGGCCGCCACCCTCCTCAACGACGCCCCGCCGGTCCTCGCCGAGGCCAGGGAGGCCGGATACGCGGTCCCGGACCCGGTGCCCGAGGCGATCGGGATCGCCGCCTGCCCGGCCCTCGCGCTGATCGCCCACCGGCTGTGGCGGGCCGTCCGCGCCGAGTACGCCACGCGCCGCAGGCTGCGGCGGCTGTGCGAGGGGCAGCCGGGGGACACCGAACTCATCGTCGCCGCATCGCCCGTGCCGCGGGCGTTCGCCATTCCCGGCTCACCGGGCCGGATCCTGGTCACCGCGGCGATGCTCGGCGCGCTGGAGCCGGTCGAGCGCCGGGTGCTGCTCGCCCACGAACGCGCCCATCTGGCGCACCGGCACGCGCTGCTGGTGACGGCGGCCACGCTGGCCTTCGCGGCCAACCCGCTGCTCGGGCCGGTGCGCGACCAGGTGGCCTTCCTCGTCGAACGCTGGGCGGACGAACGGGCCGCCGCGGCGGTCGGCGACCGCACCACCACCGCCCGCGCGCTCGCCCGCGCGGCGCTCACGGCCGGGCGGGCGGAGCCTTCGTGCGCGCTGGGCTTCACCGATCGCGCTGTCACCCGCCGGATCGCGGCGCTCCAGTCCGCCCCGCCGCCGCATCTGCGCTCGGTCGCGGTGGCCGTCCTCGCCCTCGGTGCGCTGCCCGCCCTGGGCGCCGCCGACGCCACGGGCGACCTGCTGGGCCTGCTGGTGCACATCGTCCCGTAGTCCTACGGCGTCCCGTACGGCGAGGAGCGCACGCGTCAGCGGGCATTGGGCTTGCGGTGCGGGGGCTGTTCCGGGGCCGTCAGGTGCTTCGGCGGTGGGACCGGGCGGGCCGTGGCGGCTCCCGGGCGGAGCGTGACCGGGGCACCGTGGTGACGGATCGTCATGGTCGGCCCGTCGAGCAGCGAGTACGTGACGCTCTGCTGGGTGACCTCCACGCGCAGCCGGCGGCCGCGGAACTGGAGTGTGAAGGCGAGGCGGCTGAACTTCTCCGGCAGCCGCGGCGAGAACCACAGCTCCTCACCGGTGCGGCGGGTGCCGCCGAACCCGACCACCAGCGCCTGCCAGGTACCGGCCAGGGAGGCGATGTGCAGCCCGTCGCGGGTGTTGTGCTCCAGGTCCTCCAGGTCCATGAGGGCGGCCTCGGCCGCGTAGTCGTAGGCCAGGCGCAGATGGCCCGCCTGGGCGGCGATGACGGCCTGCACGCAGGCCGACAGTGAGGAGTCCCGTACGGTCAGCGGCTCGTAGTAGGCGAAGTTGCGGGCGATGTGCTCCTCGTCGAACTCGCTGCCGCAGGTGTACATCGCCAGCACCAGGTCGGCCTGCTTGATCACCTGCTTGCGGTACAGGTCGAAGTAGGGGAAGTGCAGCAGCAGCGGGTACTGGTCGGCGCGGGTGCCGGCGAAGTCCCAGCGCTGGTAGCGGGTGAACCCGGCATGCTGCTCGTGCACGCCCAGCTCGGCGTTGTACGGGATGTTCATCGCCTCGGCCGCGTCCCGCCAGGTGGCGCTCTCCTCGTCGTCGGCGCCGAGCCGCTCCGCCTCCTTCGGATGGCGTTCGACGACGTCGGCCGCGGCCAGCAGGTTCGCCCGGGCCATCAGATTGGTGTACGTGTTGTCGTCGGCGATCGCGCTGTACTCGTCGGGGCCGGTGACGCCGTCGATGTGGAAGGTGCCGTGGTGGTCGTGGTGGCCCAGCGAGCGCCACAGCCGGGCCGTCTCCACCAGCAGTTCCACTCCGGTGTCGCGTTCGAAGTCCTCGTCGCCCGTCGTCGCGACGTAGCGCACCACGGCGTGCGCGATGGCGGCGTTCACGTGGAAGGCGGCGGTGCCGGCGGGCCAGTACGCCGAACCCTCCTGGCCCTCGATGGTCCGCCAGGGGAAGGCGGCGCCGCGCAGGCCCAGTTGGGCGGCGCGCTCCCGGGCGGCGGGCAGGGTGTTCTGCCGCCAGCGCAGCGCCTCGGTCACGGCGTCGGGCGAGGTGTAGGTCAGCACGGGGAGCACGAACATCTCGGTGTCCCAGAAGGCGTGCCCGTCGTAGCCGGAGCCGGTCAGCCCCTTGGCCGCGATCGCCCGTTCCTCGGCGCGGGCGCCGGCCTGGAGGACGTGGAAGAGGGCGAAGCGCACGGCCTGCTGGATCTCCTCGTCGCCGTCCACCTCGACGTCGGCACAGGACCAGAAGTCGTCGAGGTACGCCCGCTGTTCATCGACCAGGCCGGTCCAGCCGCCGTGCGCGGCGGCCGCCAGGGCCGCGTCGACCTGGTCGCTCATCGCGGGCAGGGAGCGGGCGCCGGACCAGCCGTGCGCGACGAACTTCTCCACCCTCAGCCGCTGTCCCGGTTCGAGGACGGAGGCGACCGTCAGCCGGGCCAGGTGGGGATGGCTCTCGCTGTCGGTCGTGGTGTGCTCGGGTCCGGAGATCACGTGGTCGGCGGCCACGGCCACCCGCAGTCCGCTGTTCCGGGTGCGGTGGACCAGCCGCAGCCGTTTGCCGGACGCGAAGTCGTCCTCCGGCTCCAGCGGGGACTCCAGGGCCATCGCCGCCCGGGGGTCGCCGTCGGACTGGGGCATCTGCTCGTTGGCCACCAGCTCCGACTGGATGACCACGCGCGCCTGGGAGCCGACGGGCTCCACCTCGTAGGCGACCGCGGCGATCGACCGCTGGGTGAGGGAGACCAGGCGGGTGGAGCGCACCCGGACCGTCGTGCCGGCCGGGGAGATCCACTCGCAGGTCCGCTCCATCACCCCGCGGCGCAGGTCGACGGTGCGCTCGTGGGAGACCAGCCGGCCGTAGCGCAGGTCGAACGGCTCGTCGTCGACGAGCAGCCGCAGCACCTTGCCGTTGGTGATGTTGATGACCGTCTGGCCCGACTCGGGGTAGCCGTAGCCGGCCTCCGCGTACGGCAGCGGGTGCACCTCGTACACGCCGTTGAGGTAGGAGCCGGGCAGTCCGTGCGGTTCGCCCTCGTCGAGGTTGCCGCGCCAGCCGATGTGCCCGTTGGACAGCGCGAAGACGGACTCGCTCTGGGCGAGGACGTCGAGGCTGAGTTCCGTCTCGCGTACGGACCACGGCTCGACGGCGTACGAACGGTGGGTGATCACTCGGTTCCTCCTCCCCCGCCGAGAAGTTCGGCGAGGTCCTTGACGACCACGTCGGCGCCGTGCGCGTAGAGCGCGTCGCGCTGGCCCACGCGGTCGACGCCGACGACGTATCCGAAGCGGCCCGAGCGGCCCGCCTCCATGCCGGCCAGCGCGTCCTCGAAGACGGCGGCCCGCCCGGCGTCGACGCCGAGGTCGCGGGCGGCGGCCAGGAAGGTGTCGGGCCGGGGTTTGCCGGGCAGAGCGCGTTCGCGGGCGACCACTCCGTCGATGCGGACGTCGAAGAGACGTTCGGCGTCGATGGAGTGCAGGACGTCCCGGGTGTTGGCGCTGGACGAGACGATCGCGGTCCGCAGGCCCTCGGTCCGGACGGCCAGGATGTAGCGCAGGGTGCCCTCGTACGCCTCCACACCCTCGGTACGGATTTTCTCCAGGAGGAGTTCGTTCTTGCGGTTGCCGACCCCGTTGACCGTCGGGGCGTCCGGCGGGTCGTCGGGGCTTCCCTCGGGCAGTTCGATGCCGCGAGAGGCGAGGAAGGTGCGCACCCCGTCGGCGCGGGGGCGGCCGTCGACGTACTCGTCGTAGTCGGCGACCTGGTCGAAGGGCCGGAAGCCGGCGCCCTCCCGCTCACGCAGGAAGGCGTCGAACGTCTCCTTCCAGGCGGCCGCGTGGACCACGGCCGTCTTGGTGACCACCCCGTCGAGGTCGAAGAGGCAGACGGTGATGTCTTCGGGCAGACCGAGCTGTGTCATAAAGGCACCTTTCCCCGCATCGCGGCTTTGAGAGGGTGCCGAGTGCCACATCCGGCCGATGCCACATCCGGCGTTCGGTCGCGGCGAACGGTCGTCGGTCCCGCGGCCATCGTGCTCCCGGCGGCGGGCGTACGCCGGTCGCGCGGGCGCGTCCTCCCCTCGGTGCCGGGATCCGTCCCCGCCGACCGGGTGAAACACTGTGCCGTGTGCCGCCGGCCTTCGACGACCTCCTCGCCCGCGCCCGAGCCCTCCCCCGTGCCGGACACCGGGCGATCCTCGGTGTCGCGGGCAGCCCGGGCGCGGGCAAGTCGACCCTGGCCGAGCACCTGGTGCGGGCACTGAACGGGGACGGGGACGGGGAGCCATGGGTGGCGCACGTCCCGATGGACGGCTTCCACCTCGCCGACGTCGAACTCGACCGGCTCGGCCGCCGGGACCGCAAGGGGGCTCCGGACACCTTCGACGCGGCGGGGTACGCGGCGCTGCTGCGCCGGCTGCGCGAGGAGCCGGACGAGACGGTGTACGCGCCCGGCTTCGACCGCGTCCTGGAGCAGCCCGTCGCCGGCACCGTCCCGGTACCGCCGTCGGCCCGGCTGGTGGTGACGGAGGGCAACTACCTGCTGCTGGACACCGGACTCTGGGCGCGGGTGCGGCCCCGGCTGGACGAGGTCTGGTTCTGCGAACTCGACGAGCCGGAGCGCGTGCGCCGCCTGGTCGCCCGCCACGAGGAGTTCGGCAAGTCGCACCAGGAGGCGGTGGCCTGGGTCCTGGGCACCGACCAGCGCAACGCGGACCTGGTCGCGGCGACCCGGTCCCGCGCGGACCTGATCGTGCCGCGGTCGGCCCTGCCGCCCCGCACCCGCGCGGCCTGAGCCCGCCCGGTCCCGCTCGTCCGGCGCGACGGGCGCCCCTGCCGCGTTGGACTATGTTGGGCCTCTGTGGGAGACAAAGGAGGCGCCTCGGTGCCATCGCCGCAGCAGGCACGCGCACAGGCGTCAGCGATCACCTCGGGAAAGACGGTTCCACGGGCGGAGGCCGCCCCCGCGTCCCAGCTCAGAACGATCTTCGACGGGCCCCATCTGTCTCCCGGGCAGCGCCGCATCGCCCAGTACCTGATCGAGAACATCACCGAGGCGGCGTTCATGTCGATCACGGAGCTCGCCGACCGGGTCGGCGTCAGCCAGCCGTCGGTGACGCGGTTCGCCGCGGCGGTCGGCTTCAGCGGTTACCCGGCGCTGCGCGAGAGGCTCCAGTCCATCGCGCTGCGGACGCTGGCGGGCGGGCCGGACACGGCCGTGCAGGACCGGAGCAACGAGCTCCAGGCGGCCGTCGACGCGGAGATCGGGAACCTGGAGAACCTGCGCCGGGACTTCGCCGACCCCGGCCTCGTGATCGACACCGGCCGCGAGTTGTCGCGCTCGACCCCGCTGACCGTGCTCGGCCTGCGCATCTCGGGGTCGCTCGCCGAGTACTTCGCCTACGCGGCGCGGCGTATCCATCCGGACGTGCGGCTGGTGACCCGCGGCGGCAGCGTCGCCTACGACGCGCTGCTGCAGGCCCGGGAGGCCGGCGGTACCTGGGTGCTGGCCTTCTCCATGCCCCGGCACGCCCACGAGACCCTGGCCGCCGTCCGTGTCGCCCGCGGCGCCGGGCTCAAGGTGGCCGTGATCACCGACCTGGCGCTCGGGCCGGTGGCCGACGAGGCCGACGTCACCTTCGCCACCGGGACCGGGTCCCGCCTGGTCTTCGACTCCTACGCCGCGCCCGGCGTGATGTGCGCGGCCCTGCTCCAGGCCATGACAGACGCCGACCCGGAGCGGACCCACGCCCGGCTGGAGGAGTACGAGCAGATCGCCGACCAGCACCACTTCTTCCTCCGGGACTGACCGGCTCACCACCGGTCCTCCACGGCCGGCGCGGCATCGGACGATCGACGTCTCCGGGAGGGCAATGCAAGCGAGCGTGAATGTTTACATACTCCTTGCCAACCGAACGGCATATATAAATACTGCTCACGGATCACGGCCCGGCCCAACCCCGGTACGTGCCACACCCTGCACGGGCACCTCGAGCCGCCGTCTCCCACCGGCGTCGGCACACGGGGTGCCGGGTCGGGCATCGCCTGCGCGAACGCCCGCGGCGGCCCCGGTCATCCCCTAGGCCGGGGCCGCTCACCTCGTCGTACCACCCCTCCACGACGCCGCACACCCGGAAGCGATGACCATGCCCCCGACGACCACGCGCCTCAGCCCGGACTGGCCCCGCCAGGTCAAGACCCCCGGCAGCTACGACTGGGAACGCTCCGCGGCCAAGTGGCTGCGCGAACTGGTCCCGGCGCGCTACGGCAGCTACCCCGCGCTGATCCGCCACCCGGTGCTGCTCGCCCGCCATGCGCGGATACAGGTCGAGCAGGAGATCCGGGTGGCCCGCACCGCCCTCCAGACCGCGCGCACCGAACTGCCCCGGTTGGGCATGCCCGAGTCGGTCATCGAGCACACGATCAAGCTGTACGCAGCCGAACTGCTGCAACTCCAGCACATCGCCCGCAGCGTTCGCGCGGTGACGGAGGCACTCGTGGAGCGCGCCGGACACCGGTGAGACCTCCCGGCCGCGCTCACCACGCGCCGGGTCGCGCGTCAATCAGGGCCGGCAATCCGGTGATCGGACCGGCCGGTATGTGCGATGCTCGACGCGTGACCAGCGAGCCCGCCGTTCCCGCGGAGTCCGGCACCGTCCCCGACATGGCGGCGCTGGCCAAGGTGGTGGCGAGACAGCGGGCCGAGCTCGACCGGCTCCAGGACCAGGCGGCGGCCTCGGCCGTACTGGAGCGGGCCAAGGGAGCGCTGATGGCGCTGACCGGCTGCGCCGCGGAGGCCGCGTACGAGGAGCTGCTGGCGCGGTCCAAGGCCGCGAACCGCACGCTCATGGAGGAGTGCTGGATCACGCTCGGCGCCCTTCGGTCCCGGCCGGACCACGCCGGCGCCGAGCCGGCCACCCCGTCCCCCGCACCCGCGGGCACCGCGCCCTCCTCCGCACGGCCCGCACCCTCCGACGCGGGGCCGGCAGCCGCCGAGACCGGGACGGACGTCCCCGACGGAAGCGGCGGCTCGGACGTGCTCGCCGTACTCGGCCGGGCCCTGGTCCGTGTCAGCACCCCGCGGGACCTCGCCCGGTGTCTGCTGGACCATCTCGCCGTGCCCGTGGGGGCCGCCGCGGTGATGATCTACCGGCGGCTGCCCGCCGGAGGGCTGGAGCTGATCGGCCACGCCGGCATCGACGACGTGTTCGCCGACCTGTGGCGGCACGTGCCCCCGGTCAGCGGGGTGGCCGCGCGCCACGCCCTCGACACCCGCGAGGAACTGTGGCTGGAGGACCTCGCCGAGGACAGCAAGCGGTACCTGCCGATCGGGGGCCCGGCCGGACCGTGGCTCACCCGCGCCTGGCTGCCCGTGCTCAACGGGGACGCGGCGGACGCCGTCATCGGTGTGCTGCGCGACCGCCCTGGCCCGTTCCTCCCGGACGTCCGGGCGCTGTTGCGCGGGGCGACCCGGCTGTGCGCGGGCCGGCTGCGCGCCTTCACCGCCTGGCCGGAGCGCGCCGTGACGGGCGCCGCGGACGCGGCCGAGGCTGTGGTCCACGCCCTGTTCGACGCGCTGCCCGGCACCACGCTGCTGCTCACCCCGCTGCGGTCACCGTCGGGCGAGGTCGAGGACTACCGCATAGACGCCGCGACGGCGCGGACCGTCGACACGGTCGGCCGCGGCGGACGCGAACTGGTCGGCCGGCGGCTCCTCGAGTGCTGGCCGGCCGCCGCCCGGGAGCCGCTGTGGCAGGGCTGGCTGGACACACTGACCGGCGGGGAGCCCTACGAGGGCGAGCCGTTCGCGCGGCAGGAACTGGTGGCGGGCGGGCAGGAGTTGTCCACGTACTCGGTGCGGGCCGCCCGCCTGGGCGACGGTCTGGTGGTCACCTGGCTGCGGCACGAGTCCTCCGACCGGCAGGAGCAGCGCCTGGCGGACATCCAGCGGCTGGGTCATCTCGGCTGGGCCACCTGGAACCTGGTCAGCCGGGAGGCGGTCTGGTCGTACCAGGTCTACGAGTTGTGCGGCCGCGACCCCGGCGACGGACCGGTCCGCCTGGCCGAACTGCCGGAGCTCGCCCTGCCCGAGGACGCACCCGGGCTGGCCCGGGTGGTGCGCGAACTGCTCACCGAGGGCAAGCCGTTCGACGTGCCGTTCCGGATCAGGACGGCGGCCGGGGTGCGGCATCTGCGGCTCGTCGCCGAGGCCGTCCCGGACGCCGAGGGCACACCGGTCCAGGTGCACGGCTTCGTACAGGACCTCACCGCGCAGCGCAGCGCCGAACTCGCCCTCGTCGAGAGCGAGCGGGCGATCCTGGCGCAGCACGGGATCCTCCAGGCCGAGCGGACGCTGGCGGGCCGGCTCCAGCACGCGCTGCTGCCGCTGCCGCGGCGGCCCGTACGGCTGGCCGGGCTGCGGGTCGACGTGGTCTATCTGCCCGCGCAGTCCGGGATCCACGTCGGCGGTGACTGGTTCAGCGCGATCGAACTGCCGGGCGGCGACGCGCTGTTCGTGATCGGCGACGTCGCCGGGCACGGCATCGACGCGGTGGCCACCATGGCCCAGCTCCGTTTCACGGCCAAGGGCATGATCTTCACCGGTTCGGCGCTGACGGACGCGCTCCTCGGGCTGAACACCCTGCTGCTCCACTCCCGGGACACCCGTCGCACGGCCACCATGGTGCTGGCCCGCTACAAGCCGGCCGAGCGCCGTCTGCTGTGGGTCCAGGCGGGACACCCTCCGCCGCTGCTGCTGCGCCGGGGCGAGCCCCGCTACCTCGACCGTCCGCGCGGTGTCCTGCTCGGGGCGACCGGAACCCCGGTGTACGAGGAGGCGGAGTGCCGGCTGGAGCCGGGAGACCGGCTGCTGCTGTACACCGACGGCCTGGTCGAGCGGCCCGGGGAGGGCATCCAGGAGGGCCTGGAGCGACTCGCCGCGGCGGCCGCGACCGGCCGCGGCGGTCCGGCCGGTGCGCTGGGGCCGCTGCTGGCCTCGATGCTGGAGGGCGAACGCCGCGACGACGTCTGCGTCCTGGACCTCCGGGTGCCCACGCAGCCGGTGTAGGCCCGCTCGCCGCGGCCCTCACCGCAACCCTCCCCGCTCCGTCCGCCGCCGGACCGGCGCGGCCGCCTCCGACCGGTTCATCCGCCGTCGACCGTCGTACGGGACTCCAGCGCGCGGCGGGTGTCGTCGCCGTAGACGCCGGCCTCGTCGCCGCTGATGCCGTACCAGAGCTGGAAGCGGGCGACGGCCGCCCTCAGTTCGCCGTCGTAGCGGCCGTCGGCGGAGCCGTCGCGGTAGACGTCCGGAACGCGCAGGAGGCGTTCTTGCAGTTCGGTGACGTCCGGGCCGCTGTCGCCCTCGCGCAGGGTGCCGGCGCCGTCCGGATCGGCCGGCGCGGTGCCGGTGGCGGTGGCGATGGGGGTCGCGGCCCGGGTGGGCGTGGCGGCGGCGCTCGCGGACGGTCGCGGTGGGGCCGCCGCCGCGCCGGCGGCCTCGCCCCGGGCGGGCAGCAGGAGGGCGCAGCCGAAACCGAGCAGCGCGGCCGAGGCCACGGCGACCGCGACGGCGGCCCCGCGCAGTGAGCGCCCCGCCGCGTCCTGCTCCAGGACCGGGGCCCGGCGGGGTGCGGGACCCCGAGGTGCGGGACCCCAGGGTGTGGAGCCCCGAGGTGTGGAGCCCCAGGATGCGGAGCCCCGAGGTGTGGGGCTCCCGGCCGGTGCGGTCGGGAGTTCCTCGGTCGCCGCGTCCTCGACGGATCCGTCGGGCGGCCCCGGCGGGTGCTCGCCGCCGGTGTCCCGCTGGTACTCCCTGAACTCCCGCATGAGCTCGGCGAGGGCGTCGGTCCGTCTGGGCCGGATGACGCGTACCGGCTCCAGGGGCGCCCCGTCGTGCGGCTGTCCGTGTCCGGGCGGTGTCGACACACTGCACTCCTCACGCTCTGCATCCGGGCCCCGTCCCGAGGAGTGATACGCGGACGCCGCCCGGCCGGTTCAGCGCCGCCCGCGGTGCGGCTCGCGGTGGAGGCTCACCCGGCGGCTGCGAGGAAGCGGCGCAGGGAGGACTTCATCGCGGCGACGAAGGCGTCCCTCCGTGTGTCGTCGACGGCGTCCAGGGACAGGTACGGGTTGAGGTCCTCCAGTTCGACCAGCAGCAGTTCGCCGCTCGGGGCGCGGCAGGCGTCGACCCGCTGGATGCCGTGGGCGAGGGTGTTCCATTCGACGAAGCTCCGGGCGAACTCCAGGTCCTCGCGGGAGGGTTCGTAGGGGCGCAGCTCCCAGCGCCGTTCCGGGTCCGGGGCGTGGAGGGCGTACTGGAAGTCGTGGTCGACGAAGTAGAACGAGACCTCGTAGGCGAAGTCGATGTGCGGCTGGACGAGGAGGCCGCCGCCGGCCAGGCCGGACAGTTCCCCGGCGGGGACGATGCGCAGGCCTATGGAGTCGGCTCCCATCTTGGGCTTGACCACGTAGCGCTCGGCCGCGGGCAGACGGTGCAGGTCCTCGGGGCGGTCGACGGTGGGGATGACCGGGCGGCCGGCCGCGCTGAGATCGAGGAGGTACTGCTTGCCGGCCATGTCCGCGCGGCCGGTGAGCGGGTTGTAGACCGGTGTCTTCCGGTCCAGGGCACGGGCCCGGAAGTCGTCGTAGGCCGCCTGGTACTCCAGGACGGGTCCGCTGTTGCGCACGACGACGGCGTCGAAGGCGTCCATCAGCGCGGCGGCGTCCCGGGGGTGGCACAGGGCCAGGTCGAAGTCCTCGCGCAGGCGCGAGGTGAGCCGGATGTCCTCGTCGCAGTAGCGGCGCCCGCGGGCCGGGTACGCCAGGTCGGTGACGTAGAGCAGACGGGAACGAACGGACGGCATGGCTGTCTCCTGGAACGTGGTGTCCGGTGGGACGGACGAGGAGCGGGAGAAGGTGAGGAAAGGTTACTGCGCAAACCGCCGGATGCTCCCCTTGCACTCGGTTCCCCATCAGACTGCACCGAGTGCCCTCCACGCCCGTCCGGATGCTACGTTCCCGTCCATGAGCTCCAGCAGCGCCGCGTCCCGCCGCGGTGAGAAGGCGCGGACGGCGGCCGGGCGGACGCCCATGCGCGAGGCCCTCGTGGCGGCGGCGTTCCGGCTGTTCCTGGAGCGCGGCTACGAACAGACCACCGTCGACGACATCGTGGCGCTCGCCGGGGTCGGACGGCGGTCGTTCTTCCGCTACTTCCCCTCCAAGGAGGACGTGGTCTTCCCCGACCACGAGCGGTACCTGGCCGACATGACGGCCTTCCTCGCCGCCGGCGGCGAGGAGGACGAACCCGTGCGGCGGGCCTGCGACGCGGCCCGCCTGGTGCTGCGGATGTACGCGGAGAACCCGGCGTTCTCCGTCCAGCGCTACCGGATCACCAAGCGCGTACCGGGGCTGCGGGCGTACGAGTTGTCGGTGGTGTGGCGCTACGAGCGCGCGCTCGCCGGGTATCTGCGGACCCGCTTCGCGCAGCGGCGCGACGGGACGCTGCGGGCGGACGTGATCGCGGCGGCGGTGGTCGCGGCGCACAACAACGCCCTGCGCTCGTGGCTGCGTTCGGACGGACGGGGCGACGCGGCTGCGGCGGTGGACCACGCGCTGAACCATGTGCAGGCCGCCTTCTGCGACCCGGCCGCCCCCCGCGCCGAACGGCGGCCCGGGGCGGCACAGGAGGACGTGGTCGTCGTGGTCGCGCGGCGCGGAGCGCCCCTGTGGCGGGTGGTGCGGGAGGTCGAGACGGCGCTCGCGGAGGGCCGGCAGCCCCCGGACTGAGGGCAATTGAGGGTACGCAGTGCCTTTACGGGTGACACCCAGTGCCATACGCTGGGCGTGTGCACGGTGGCGCGACCACCGTGCACACGCGTGCCCGGGTGCGCCGCGCACAAGGGATTCCGGCCGAGCGCAGGGAGTTGACCAGCGTGTACCACCACTCAGGAAACACCGTTCTTGCGGCAGCCGGCTCCACGACCGGCCTTCTCGAGCCCGCGGCCCACGACTCGCGGGCCCTGTACTTCCAGCGCTGCACCTGGTGCGGGACGGCCGTGTACCACCGGCTGCTGTGCCCGGTGTGCCGGGGCAGCGACCTGCGCACCGAGCGCAGCGCGGGTACGGGCACGGTCCGCCACTCCACGGTGGTGAACCGCAACTCCCCCGCCGCGCGCAATGTGTCGCTGATCGAGCTGAGCGAGGGCTTCGTCGTACGGGGACGGGTCATGGGGCCGCCCATCGGCATCCACGGCGGCGACCGGGTCCGGCTGTCCACGGCGAAGGACCCGGTGCGCGGCGAGCCGGTCTTCCAGCTGGTCGACGAGCCGTACGGCGCCTGGAGCTGACCGGCGGTCAACCGCTCACGGCGTTGACCGGCCGTCAACCACCCGCGACGTCCGAGCGATCCCGCTCCGGCACGTTGTCTGCGGCGACCGGTCGGTCGGGCCCCGCGGGTCGGAGCGCCACGGCGGCGAGTGTCAGCACGGCGCACCCGGCGTAGACGCAGCCGGGCCAGGCGAGCAGCGCCGGATAGGCACCGGGGTGAACCAGGCGGTCCTCGGCGCCGATCAGGAAGGGCACCACGCGGGCGACGGTGACCACGGCCCACCACGCGAGCGCGACGCGGCTGAGCAGGCGGCCGCGGAGGGGTCCGTGGGCCAGCCAGATCATGGCGGGCAGGCACCAGATCCAGTGGTGGCTCCACGAGACGGGGCTCACCAGCAGCCCGTACAGCTCCACGGCGACCAGGACACCGAGCAGGTCGTGCCGCCGTACGGCGGAGCGCAGAGCACAGACCAGCGCCAGGGTCACCAGAGCGAGCACCGACCAGAGGACCACGGCGGCGGTGGTGTCCTGACCGAGCAGTCTGGCGACGGCACCACTCAGCGACTGGTTGCGCACCGACCAGACCGGGCCGACCCTGCCGGTGTCCGTGACGAGCGTGGACCAGTAGCGGGCGGACTCGCGCGGGGCGACACCCCAGGCGAGCGCCGTCGCCGCCGCCGCGGCCGCGACCGCCCACGCGGCGGCCCGCCACTGCCGGGTCGCCAGCAGATACAGTCCTC from Streptomyces sp. 6-11-2 encodes:
- a CDS encoding peptidoglycan-binding protein; amino-acid sequence: MSTPPGHGQPHDGAPLEPVRVIRPRRTDALAELMREFREYQRDTGGEHPPGPPDGSVEDAATEELPTAPAGSPTPRGSASWGSTPRGSTPWGPAPRGPAPRRAPVLEQDAAGRSLRGAAVAVAVASAALLGFGCALLLPARGEAAGAAAAPPRPSASAAATPTRAATPIATATGTAPADPDGAGTLREGDSGPDVTELQERLLRVPDVYRDGSADGRYDGELRAAVARFQLWYGISGDEAGVYGDDTRRALESRTTVDGG
- a CDS encoding TetR family transcriptional regulator, which translates into the protein MSSSSAASRRGEKARTAAGRTPMREALVAAAFRLFLERGYEQTTVDDIVALAGVGRRSFFRYFPSKEDVVFPDHERYLADMTAFLAAGGEEDEPVRRACDAARLVLRMYAENPAFSVQRYRITKRVPGLRAYELSVVWRYERALAGYLRTRFAQRRDGTLRADVIAAAVVAAHNNALRSWLRSDGRGDAAAAVDHALNHVQAAFCDPAAPRAERRPGAAQEDVVVVVARRGAPLWRVVREVETALAEGRQPPD
- a CDS encoding Zn-ribbon domain-containing OB-fold protein; this translates as MYHHSGNTVLAAAGSTTGLLEPAAHDSRALYFQRCTWCGTAVYHRLLCPVCRGSDLRTERSAGTGTVRHSTVVNRNSPAARNVSLIELSEGFVVRGRVMGPPIGIHGGDRVRLSTAKDPVRGEPVFQLVDEPYGAWS
- a CDS encoding glycosyltransferase 87 family protein, with the protein product MRGIWARSRGIGQWLTGHAGWCLAVSLAVHVAAVVTHPTHPLDLRVYREAAPHVLSGGLYDYALRTTPPIPRLPFTYPPFAALVFLPLARLPWAALVALWQSLSVAALVVVAVCAVRLLGPRPGGRVRRRALLWAAAGLWLEPVRHTLDQGQVNLLLGAVVLWGLAVPRAAPGRGAGVGLAAAVKLTPAVGGLYLLATRQWRAAAWAVAAAAAATALAWGVAPRESARYWSTLVTDTGRVGPVWSVRNQSLSGAVARLLGQDTTAAVVLWSVLALVTLALVCALRSAVRRHDLLGVLVAVELYGLLVSPVSWSHHWIWCLPAMIWLAHGPLRGRLLSRVALAWWAVVTVARVVPFLIGAEDRLVHPGAYPALLAWPGCVYAGCAVLTLAAVALRPAGPDRPVAADNVPERDRSDVAGG